One Nonomuraea angiospora DNA segment encodes these proteins:
- a CDS encoding NmrA family NAD(P)-binding protein, protein MPQDRPILVTGAAGSVGAVGRTVVETLRRQGLPVRALVHREDERAEALRATGAEVVVADMTRAADVVPALSGVGRVFFSMSVSPSYLEAAVTMATVARRTTGIGAFVNLSQMTVSGMTTTSTEESRQQRLHWLAEQALTWSGLPLVVVRPTVFLEHPFFTLFAAASIAERDEIRLPFGGARTSPVAAGDVAEVVATVLAAPSPHVGKVYELTGPRSQDMNAIAAEYSEALGRRITYVDMPLKEWIERDLRRAKLPDHLAEHITTMARLHARGRYARLTHDVETVTGRPATSVKSFVAGHAALFGGTRVGPEGPR, encoded by the coding sequence ATGCCCCAGGACAGGCCGATTCTCGTCACGGGCGCCGCCGGCAGCGTCGGAGCGGTCGGCCGGACCGTCGTGGAGACGCTGCGGCGGCAGGGGCTCCCGGTCCGGGCGCTGGTCCATCGCGAGGACGAGCGCGCCGAGGCGCTGCGGGCCACGGGCGCCGAGGTCGTCGTCGCCGACATGACGCGCGCCGCCGACGTGGTGCCCGCCCTGAGCGGCGTCGGCCGGGTGTTCTTCAGCATGAGCGTCTCGCCGTCGTACCTGGAGGCCGCGGTCACCATGGCGACCGTGGCCCGCCGGACCACCGGCATCGGGGCGTTCGTCAACCTCTCGCAGATGACCGTCTCCGGGATGACGACCACGAGCACGGAGGAGTCACGCCAGCAGCGCCTGCACTGGCTCGCCGAACAGGCGCTCACCTGGTCCGGGCTGCCGCTGGTCGTCGTCCGGCCCACGGTCTTCCTCGAACACCCCTTCTTCACCCTCTTCGCCGCCGCCTCCATAGCCGAGCGGGACGAGATCCGCCTGCCGTTCGGGGGCGCGCGGACCTCTCCGGTCGCGGCGGGCGACGTGGCGGAGGTCGTCGCGACCGTCCTGGCCGCCCCGTCGCCGCACGTCGGGAAGGTGTACGAGCTCACCGGCCCGCGCTCGCAGGACATGAACGCCATAGCTGCGGAGTACTCCGAGGCCCTCGGGCGGCGCATCACGTACGTGGACATGCCGCTGAAGGAGTGGATCGAGCGGGACCTCCGCAGGGCGAAGCTGCCCGACCACCTGGCCGAGCACATCACCACCATGGCGCGGCTGCACGCGCGGGGCCGCTACGCCCGCCTGACCCACGACGTCGAGACCGTCACCGGCCGTCCGGCGACCAGCGTCAAGAGCTTCGTCGCCGGCCACGCGGCGCTCTTCGGCGGCACCCGAGTTGGCCCCGAGGGCCCGCGGTAG
- a CDS encoding S8 family serine peptidase translates to MALAATALVSAPAHAASATLKQQATQQTTQQTTAAAPTVEPELRTKLAAGGKLRVNVVTKSRTDLPDAASNGQVLQTSSRFPLVTLRVDAAAVDRLSKLPNVVSVTEDKPVPPVLAQSIPLIGGDRTRAAGMTGAGSVVAVLDTGVAVNHPFLGSRVLDEACFSPVDADYSATSLCPDGNAEQEGPGAADTDTGPCADAALDCDHGTHVAGIAIGNGQNVTGAPPAGVAPGAELVAIQVFSKFTSEDFCGAGAAPCVLSFTSAQIAGLEKVLELQEGGTPIVAANLSLGSGRYTAACDTDPRKPAIDALLAAGVATVIASGNNGYGDGISAPACVSSAVAVGSTTDTDTPSTFSNRGALLDLFAPGTDIVSSIPGNKYASMSGTSMAAPHVTGALAVMRQAQPTTAVSQLVTALKSTGKVIAYTGATTPRIQLDTAVLGSTNPTPDPDADPWPLPNYTNGTDYAIPDHGYVESKIVVNDLIGSAPANIEVYIDIHHTWRGEVKADLIAPDGKVYPLRAPAPNDSADIIHETYHVNASASPVKGTWKLRAQDVEWLDTGYIDSWTIRLPCFGAWDDVPIPDPGSAESRIVVGWLPGNAPSNVTVYVEINHTWRGDLKLDLVAPDGKVYPLRAPAPKDDADVLNETYHVNAGTSPASGSWKLRVEDVTSGDKGYINGWTLTQ, encoded by the coding sequence GTGGCATTGGCGGCCACGGCGCTCGTGAGCGCGCCGGCCCACGCGGCCTCGGCGACTCTGAAACAGCAGGCCACCCAGCAGACCACCCAGCAGACCACTGCGGCGGCGCCGACGGTGGAGCCCGAGCTGCGCACCAAGCTGGCCGCCGGCGGCAAACTCCGCGTGAACGTGGTCACCAAGTCCCGGACCGACCTGCCCGACGCCGCGAGCAACGGCCAGGTCCTGCAGACCTCCTCCCGCTTCCCCCTGGTCACCCTGCGCGTGGACGCGGCGGCCGTGGACCGGCTGTCCAAGCTCCCCAACGTGGTCAGCGTCACCGAGGACAAGCCCGTACCCCCGGTGCTGGCCCAGAGCATCCCCCTGATCGGCGGGGACCGCACCCGCGCCGCGGGCATGACCGGCGCCGGCAGCGTCGTCGCCGTCCTGGACACCGGCGTCGCCGTCAACCACCCCTTCCTGGGCAGCCGCGTCCTCGACGAGGCCTGCTTCTCCCCCGTCGACGCCGACTACTCGGCCACCAGCCTGTGCCCCGACGGCAACGCCGAGCAGGAAGGGCCCGGCGCGGCCGACACCGACACCGGCCCCTGCGCCGACGCCGCCCTCGACTGCGACCACGGCACCCACGTGGCCGGCATCGCCATCGGCAACGGCCAGAACGTCACCGGAGCCCCGCCCGCCGGCGTCGCCCCCGGCGCCGAACTCGTCGCCATCCAGGTCTTCAGCAAGTTCACCTCCGAGGACTTCTGCGGCGCCGGCGCGGCCCCGTGCGTGCTCAGTTTCACCAGCGCCCAGATCGCCGGCCTGGAGAAGGTCCTGGAACTGCAGGAGGGCGGCACCCCCATCGTGGCCGCCAACCTCAGCCTCGGCAGCGGCCGCTACACCGCCGCCTGCGACACCGACCCCCGCAAACCCGCCATCGACGCCCTCCTGGCGGCCGGCGTGGCCACCGTCATCGCCTCCGGCAACAACGGCTACGGCGACGGCATCAGCGCGCCGGCCTGCGTCTCCTCGGCCGTCGCCGTCGGCAGCACCACCGACACGGACACCCCGTCCACGTTCAGCAACCGGGGTGCCCTGCTGGACCTGTTCGCCCCGGGCACCGACATCGTCTCCTCCATCCCCGGCAACAAGTACGCCTCCATGAGCGGCACCTCCATGGCCGCCCCGCACGTCACCGGCGCCCTGGCCGTGATGCGCCAGGCCCAGCCCACCACCGCCGTCTCGCAGCTGGTGACCGCCCTGAAGAGCACCGGCAAGGTCATCGCCTACACCGGCGCCACCACCCCCCGCATCCAGCTCGACACCGCCGTCCTCGGCAGCACCAACCCCACCCCGGACCCCGACGCGGACCCCTGGCCGCTGCCCAACTACACCAACGGCACCGACTACGCCATCCCCGACCACGGCTACGTGGAGTCGAAGATCGTGGTCAACGACCTCATCGGCAGCGCACCCGCCAACATCGAGGTCTACATCGACATCCACCACACCTGGCGCGGCGAGGTGAAGGCCGACCTGATCGCCCCGGACGGGAAGGTCTACCCGCTGCGGGCGCCCGCCCCCAACGACAGCGCCGACATCATCCACGAGACCTATCACGTCAACGCCAGCGCCTCCCCGGTGAAGGGCACCTGGAAGCTGCGCGCCCAGGACGTCGAATGGCTCGACACCGGCTACATCGACAGCTGGACCATCCGGCTGCCCTGCTTCGGCGCCTGGGACGACGTGCCCATCCCCGACCCCGGCAGCGCGGAGTCCCGGATCGTGGTCGGCTGGCTCCCCGGCAACGCCCCCTCCAACGTGACCGTCTACGTCGAGATCAACCACACCTGGCGCGGCGACCTCAAGCTCGACCTGGTCGCCCCGGACGGCAAGGTCTACCCGCTACGGGCCCCGGCGCCCAAGGACGACGCCGACGTCCTGAACGAGACCTATCACGTCAACGCCGGCACCTCACCGGCCAGCGGCAGCTGGAAACTCCGGGTCGAAGACGTCACCTCCGGCGACAAGGGCTACATCAACGGATGGACGCTCACCCAGTGA
- a CDS encoding PadR family transcriptional regulator: protein MSVPLALLGLLEREPSHGYDLKRDYDTYFGGGKSLPFGQVYSTLARLARDGKIAAGQSEPGDGPDRKRYAITPVGRSEVERWLAEPVAAEPYLQTVLFTKVVLALMLGRDAAGYLDAQRATHLRRMRELSEVKRGGALIDTLLADHALFRLEADLRWIDVTQARLGALAETVRER from the coding sequence ATGAGCGTTCCCCTTGCGCTGCTCGGCCTCCTGGAGCGGGAGCCGAGCCATGGTTACGACCTGAAACGCGACTACGACACCTACTTCGGCGGGGGCAAGTCCCTGCCGTTCGGCCAGGTGTACTCCACGCTCGCCCGCCTGGCCAGGGACGGCAAGATCGCCGCCGGGCAGAGCGAGCCGGGCGACGGCCCGGACCGCAAGCGCTATGCCATCACCCCGGTCGGCCGGAGCGAGGTCGAGAGGTGGCTGGCCGAGCCGGTCGCGGCCGAGCCGTACCTGCAGACGGTGCTGTTCACGAAGGTCGTGCTGGCGCTGATGCTGGGCCGCGACGCGGCGGGCTACCTCGACGCCCAGCGGGCCACGCATCTGCGGCGCATGCGGGAGCTGTCGGAGGTCAAGCGCGGCGGCGCGCTGATCGACACGCTCCTCGCCGACCATGCCCTGTTCCGGCTGGAGGCCGACCTGCGCTGGATCGACGTCACCCAGGCCAGGCTGGGGGCGCTGGCGGAAACGGTGCGCGAACGATGA
- a CDS encoding GNAT family N-acetyltransferase, translating to MPRSALDRARDLWAALAGTPVTFPASGDVKVVVSPGSSLCPPGWTGAVALGGAILVTVPSAGLAGPVRNALPGLGDAGLARLPARLPVLDVLGPATLAYLDAGDFVAAPPVAEVERLPADHPAIRALLASVPEEEADESGLAEIASAAYAVREGGDVIAAAGFRPWLDTAAHVSVLTAPPCRGRGLARLAASAAVADALAIGLLPQWRARPEPSRRVARALGFREHGAQISIRL from the coding sequence ATGCCGAGGAGTGCGCTGGACCGGGCGCGTGACCTGTGGGCGGCCCTGGCAGGCACGCCCGTCACGTTTCCCGCGAGCGGGGACGTGAAGGTCGTGGTGTCGCCCGGGTCGTCGTTGTGCCCGCCGGGATGGACGGGCGCCGTCGCGCTGGGCGGGGCGATCCTGGTCACCGTGCCCAGCGCCGGCCTGGCCGGGCCGGTGCGGAACGCCCTGCCGGGCCTCGGCGACGCCGGCCTGGCCCGGCTCCCGGCGCGCCTGCCGGTCCTGGACGTCCTGGGCCCGGCGACGCTGGCCTACCTCGACGCCGGTGACTTCGTCGCAGCCCCGCCCGTCGCCGAGGTCGAACGCCTGCCGGCCGATCACCCGGCGATCCGGGCCCTGCTGGCCTCGGTGCCGGAGGAGGAGGCGGACGAGTCCGGCCTGGCGGAGATCGCCTCGGCCGCGTACGCCGTCCGCGAGGGCGGGGACGTCATCGCCGCCGCCGGCTTCCGCCCCTGGCTGGACACGGCCGCGCACGTGAGCGTGCTGACCGCGCCGCCGTGCCGCGGCCGGGGGCTGGCCCGCCTGGCGGCCTCCGCGGCGGTCGCCGACGCGCTGGCGATCGGGCTGCTGCCGCAGTGGCGGGCACGTCCGGAGCCGTCGCGGCGCGTCGCCCGCGCGCTCGGATTCCGGGAGCACGGCGCGCAGATCAGCATCCGGCTCTAG
- a CDS encoding MBL fold metallo-hydrolase, which yields MPDVRQSPPPIVRGEPVEVADGVYVIPDGRVELVPNVGIVVGERAALVIDTGIGPRNGAHVLEQARLLAGDRRLYLTVTHFHPEHGFGAQAFQGAATIVYNAAQRAELRRKGAAYLDMFKGLSPAVAAELQDVTLVEPDLVYDGEAELDLGGRTAVLRTAGPAHTASDQIVLVDDRVLFGGDLFETRIFPITPYLPPHDVDVDGSRWIDVLERLIALSPEVVVPGHGEVTDASLLHDVRDYLAYVRAEAARLRAAGASEEETAAAIDQAARARWTTWERPEWIGFAARAFFHEATAS from the coding sequence GTGCCGGACGTCCGGCAGAGCCCGCCGCCGATCGTGCGGGGCGAGCCGGTCGAGGTGGCCGACGGCGTGTACGTCATCCCTGACGGCCGCGTCGAGCTCGTCCCCAACGTGGGCATCGTCGTGGGCGAGCGGGCCGCGCTGGTGATCGACACCGGCATAGGACCCCGCAACGGCGCCCACGTCCTGGAACAGGCCCGCCTCCTGGCCGGCGACCGGCGCCTGTACCTGACCGTCACCCACTTCCACCCCGAGCACGGCTTCGGCGCGCAGGCCTTCCAGGGCGCCGCGACGATCGTCTACAACGCCGCCCAGCGCGCCGAGCTGCGCCGCAAGGGCGCGGCCTACCTCGACATGTTCAAGGGGCTGAGCCCCGCCGTCGCGGCCGAGCTCCAGGACGTCACCCTCGTCGAGCCCGACCTCGTCTACGACGGCGAGGCGGAGCTCGACCTCGGCGGCCGGACCGCGGTCCTGCGCACCGCCGGTCCGGCGCACACCGCCTCCGACCAGATCGTCCTCGTCGACGACCGCGTCCTCTTCGGCGGCGACCTCTTCGAGACCCGCATCTTCCCGATCACCCCGTACCTGCCGCCCCATGACGTCGATGTCGACGGCTCCCGCTGGATCGACGTCCTCGAACGGCTCATCGCCCTCTCCCCCGAGGTCGTCGTCCCCGGCCACGGCGAGGTGACGGACGCCTCCCTGCTCCACGACGTCCGCGACTACCTCGCCTACGTCCGCGCCGAGGCCGCCCGCCTGCGCGCCGCCGGCGCCTCCGAGGAGGAGACCGCGGCGGCGATCGACCAGGCCGCCCGCGCCCGCTGGACCACCTGGGAACGTCCCGAGTGGATCGGCTTCGCCGCCCGCGCCTTCTTCCACGAGGCCACCGCCTCGTAG
- a CDS encoding ABC transporter ATP-binding protein: protein MIVNALLRAEGISRSFGSTPALREAGLSVAAGEVLAIMGPSGSGKSTLLHCLAGIFTPDTGEVWFDGRRLDTLDDGRRSELRRTAFGFVFQFGQLVPELTVADNVALPLLLGRTRRKQAYARAASWLERLELAGLGGRRTGELSGGQAQRVAIARALVTGPRVVFADEPTGALDSLTGEHVMDLLVGLAREEGATVIVVTHDARVAACADREVVVRDGKVTDPYAGVLR from the coding sequence ATGATCGTCAACGCGCTGCTGCGGGCCGAGGGCATCAGCCGCTCCTTCGGCAGCACGCCCGCGCTGCGGGAGGCCGGCCTGTCGGTGGCCGCGGGCGAGGTCCTGGCCATCATGGGGCCCAGCGGTTCCGGCAAGTCGACGCTGCTGCACTGCCTGGCGGGGATCTTCACCCCGGACACCGGCGAGGTCTGGTTCGACGGGCGGCGGCTCGACACGCTGGACGACGGCCGCCGCAGCGAGCTGCGGCGCACCGCCTTCGGGTTCGTCTTCCAGTTCGGCCAGCTCGTGCCCGAGCTGACGGTGGCCGACAACGTGGCGCTGCCGCTGCTGCTCGGCCGTACCCGGCGCAAGCAGGCATACGCGCGGGCCGCGTCCTGGCTGGAGCGGCTGGAGCTGGCCGGGCTGGGTGGCCGGCGTACCGGGGAGCTGTCGGGCGGGCAGGCGCAGCGGGTGGCCATCGCGCGGGCGCTGGTGACGGGGCCGCGTGTCGTCTTCGCCGACGAGCCGACCGGCGCGCTCGACTCGCTCACGGGCGAGCACGTGATGGACCTGCTGGTCGGCCTGGCCCGCGAGGAGGGCGCCACCGTGATCGTGGTGACGCACGACGCCCGGGTGGCCGCCTGCGCCGACCGCGAGGTCGTGGTGCGCGACGGCAAGGTGACCGACCCGTACGCCGGGGTCCTGCGGTGA
- a CDS encoding FtsX-like permease family protein has translation MILLGLRLSLRSGRETAARLALIVAGVAAGVGVLLATLSLFNAFQATGERPCWECTRGTAPSGWALGATGGALWNLREDFYAGRTITRLDAAALGDRAPVIPGLSRMPGPGQYYASPALAGLLDSAPREQLAARFPGTRAGLIGRAALSGPDELVIVVGGTPQQVAAMTGTRQVDTVATEPAVDQSADVYRFGFGIAAVGLIVPVLVLVGTATRLAAARRETRFAAIRLVGATSRQINILAAVDAALGALLGALAGVVLFQLVRPAVAGIRITGSRFFPELAVPSPWQYAAVIACVPLVAAGAALWSLRRVRISPLGVARKSAPPPPRAWRVIPLLAGLGLFAGPAFKDGKPDTLLANAGIALVMVGLVLAGPWLTMLGARLAARLTRGAATLLAAQRLAADPKTAFRSVSGLVLAVFIGTAIAAVVPTVVAGQRAVAGGTLNDVLGATLWRPGIASLSPRAAADLLAQVRARPGVDVLPIYARADLESLRPPPDGSPPATSVVECSDLAHFPMLGRCPEGARAVLGRFDRVVGADNPLTVDKLLPLAGPASEAASADGLDLMAVMIRTGDGATLERLRTLVAGHSAQAPMTFAEIAQVRADLYTRAESIALAMVALTLVAGGCSLVVAVGGGLVERRQPFTLLRLAGTPARTLATVVLLESALPLVLAAVLAAGAGFAVAEPAIGQLAMKGASPAMPGPVYFACLGGGLAASLLVILTALPLLRRMTAPDNARFE, from the coding sequence GTGATCCTGCTGGGACTGCGGCTGTCGCTGCGCAGCGGCAGGGAGACGGCGGCCCGGCTGGCGCTGATCGTGGCCGGGGTGGCGGCCGGCGTCGGGGTGCTGCTGGCGACGTTGTCGCTGTTCAACGCCTTCCAGGCCACCGGCGAGCGGCCCTGCTGGGAGTGCACGCGCGGCACCGCGCCCAGCGGCTGGGCCCTGGGCGCCACCGGCGGCGCCCTGTGGAACCTGCGCGAGGACTTCTACGCGGGCCGGACCATCACCAGGCTCGACGCCGCCGCGCTCGGCGACCGGGCGCCGGTCATCCCCGGCCTGTCCCGCATGCCCGGCCCCGGCCAGTACTACGCCTCGCCCGCGCTGGCCGGGCTGCTGGACTCGGCGCCGCGCGAGCAACTCGCCGCCCGCTTCCCCGGGACGCGGGCGGGCCTGATCGGCCGGGCCGCGCTGTCCGGGCCCGACGAGCTGGTCATCGTGGTGGGCGGAACGCCGCAGCAGGTCGCCGCCATGACCGGCACCCGGCAGGTCGACACGGTCGCGACCGAGCCGGCGGTCGACCAGAGCGCGGACGTCTACCGGTTCGGGTTCGGCATCGCCGCCGTCGGGCTGATCGTCCCGGTGCTGGTGCTGGTGGGCACTGCCACCCGGCTGGCCGCCGCCCGCCGCGAGACGCGCTTCGCGGCGATCCGGCTGGTCGGCGCCACCTCCCGGCAGATCAACATCCTGGCCGCGGTGGACGCCGCGCTGGGCGCGCTGCTCGGCGCGCTGGCCGGCGTCGTGCTCTTCCAGCTGGTACGGCCGGCCGTGGCCGGGATCCGGATCACCGGTTCGCGCTTCTTCCCCGAGCTGGCCGTCCCGAGCCCCTGGCAGTACGCGGCCGTGATCGCCTGCGTGCCCCTCGTCGCGGCGGGCGCCGCCCTGTGGTCGCTGCGCCGGGTGCGGATCTCGCCGCTCGGCGTGGCCAGGAAGTCCGCCCCGCCGCCACCGAGGGCGTGGCGGGTGATCCCGCTGCTCGCCGGGCTGGGGCTGTTCGCGGGCCCGGCGTTCAAGGACGGCAAACCCGACACCCTGCTGGCCAACGCGGGGATCGCGCTCGTCATGGTGGGGCTCGTGCTGGCCGGGCCGTGGCTGACGATGCTCGGCGCGCGCCTGGCCGCCCGGCTGACCCGTGGCGCGGCGACGCTGCTGGCCGCCCAGCGCCTGGCCGCCGACCCGAAGACCGCGTTCAGGTCGGTGAGCGGGCTGGTGCTGGCGGTGTTCATCGGTACGGCGATCGCGGCCGTCGTGCCCACGGTGGTCGCGGGCCAGCGGGCCGTGGCCGGCGGCACGCTCAACGACGTGCTGGGCGCCACGCTCTGGCGGCCGGGCATCGCGAGCCTGTCGCCGCGGGCGGCGGCGGACCTGCTCGCCCAGGTCCGTGCCCGGCCCGGCGTGGACGTGCTGCCGATCTACGCCAGGGCGGATCTGGAGAGCCTGCGCCCGCCGCCCGACGGCTCGCCGCCCGCGACCTCCGTCGTCGAGTGCTCCGACCTGGCCCATTTCCCCATGCTCGGCCGGTGCCCCGAGGGCGCGCGGGCCGTGCTGGGCCGGTTCGACCGCGTCGTCGGCGCCGACAACCCCCTCACCGTCGACAAGCTCCTCCCGCTGGCCGGACCGGCCAGCGAGGCCGCCTCCGCCGACGGGCTCGATCTGATGGCCGTCATGATCCGTACGGGCGACGGGGCCACGCTGGAGCGGCTGCGTACCCTGGTGGCCGGCCACTCCGCGCAAGCGCCGATGACCTTCGCCGAGATCGCCCAGGTCAGGGCCGACCTCTACACCCGCGCGGAGAGCATCGCGCTGGCCATGGTCGCGCTCACCCTGGTCGCGGGCGGCTGCAGCCTCGTGGTGGCGGTCGGCGGCGGCCTGGTGGAGCGCAGGCAGCCGTTCACGCTGCTGCGGCTGGCCGGCACGCCCGCGCGGACCCTGGCCACGGTGGTGCTGCTGGAGTCGGCGCTGCCGCTCGTCCTGGCCGCCGTGCTCGCCGCCGGCGCCGGCTTCGCCGTGGCCGAGCCGGCCATCGGCCAGCTCGCGATGAAGGGCGCCTCGCCGGCGATGCCCGGGCCCGTCTACTTCGCCTGCCTCGGCGGCGGCCTGGCCGCCTCCCTCCTGGTGATCCTCACCGCCCTCCCGCTGCTCAGACGCATGACCGCGCCCGACAACGCGCGTTTCGAATAG
- a CDS encoding phospholipase A2, producing MRRLTTAVALSTVLIPFLSPEASASVVAEPPPAEVQEVGPGQYFADSSTFKIAESDVSFAAIGRRHGVAAANGDLARPQSAPATRPELAVFGPGWQGEFLGGAINRKLEVQNGAVVVTDLEEGGSARYDLKSSVSLPGGGGINTYEDATGAKLTETTKWDATTGAMRTTMSEAIAVDPAAQDAGDDTFTDSSGNPVSAADLKFTYTWAQPAGLPSTDTWRVTSVGTTAYGKSTVGYDTQGRVSTIKEPAGAEAPETTLAFTYATSTTAGTSSLGDFAGRLKEITVTLGTEAPQTAAHYAYDLSGLLRTVTDLSDGTTQATYAYDEIGRLTSIDSRSNGAWQLSFPAGSAVPQVTSTDADRPAADTPIEGSGGIPSPVTPEPPPGDFTPGGIDGTQAYPKYCPTAKDWMWWTKIGCLAYAAHYGWHSPSWKRTASGFKVMGINHDHCTQAPDRPSGFDYRPACDSHDYGYGLIGNTYKKYKYYLDRSRKADVDNRFYITLRDKVCGGYFILVRGACRRIALVYWAAVRVKGNPKNGANAT from the coding sequence TTGCGCCGATTAACGACCGCCGTCGCCCTTTCGACGGTGCTGATCCCCTTCCTCTCTCCCGAGGCCTCCGCTTCCGTCGTCGCCGAGCCGCCCCCGGCCGAGGTTCAGGAGGTCGGCCCCGGTCAGTACTTCGCCGACTCCTCGACCTTCAAGATCGCCGAATCGGACGTGTCCTTCGCCGCGATCGGCCGCCGGCACGGCGTGGCCGCCGCCAACGGTGATCTGGCTCGACCGCAGTCGGCCCCCGCCACCCGCCCCGAGCTGGCCGTCTTCGGGCCGGGCTGGCAGGGGGAGTTCCTCGGCGGGGCGATCAACCGGAAGCTGGAGGTCCAGAACGGCGCCGTCGTCGTCACGGACCTGGAAGAAGGGGGTTCGGCCCGCTACGACCTGAAGAGCAGCGTCTCGCTGCCGGGCGGCGGCGGCATCAACACCTACGAGGACGCCACCGGCGCCAAGCTCACCGAGACGACCAAGTGGGACGCGACCACCGGGGCGATGCGTACCACGATGTCCGAGGCGATCGCGGTGGACCCGGCCGCCCAGGACGCCGGTGACGACACCTTCACCGACTCCAGCGGCAACCCCGTCAGCGCGGCCGACCTCAAGTTCACCTACACCTGGGCGCAGCCGGCGGGCCTGCCGAGCACCGACACCTGGCGCGTGACCAGCGTCGGCACCACCGCGTACGGCAAGTCGACGGTCGGTTACGACACCCAGGGCCGCGTCAGCACCATCAAGGAACCGGCCGGGGCCGAAGCCCCCGAGACCACTCTCGCGTTCACCTACGCCACGTCGACCACGGCCGGCACCTCCTCGCTCGGCGACTTCGCGGGCCGGCTCAAGGAGATCACGGTCACCCTCGGCACCGAGGCGCCGCAGACGGCGGCCCACTACGCGTACGACCTGTCCGGCCTGCTGCGCACGGTGACCGATCTCAGCGACGGCACCACCCAGGCGACCTACGCCTATGACGAGATCGGCCGCCTGACGTCGATCGACTCGCGCAGCAACGGCGCATGGCAGCTGAGCTTCCCGGCGGGCAGCGCGGTCCCCCAGGTGACCTCCACCGACGCCGACCGGCCGGCCGCCGACACGCCGATCGAGGGCTCGGGCGGGATCCCCAGCCCCGTGACCCCGGAGCCGCCGCCGGGCGACTTCACCCCGGGCGGCATCGACGGCACGCAGGCCTATCCGAAGTACTGCCCCACGGCCAAGGACTGGATGTGGTGGACCAAGATCGGCTGCCTCGCCTACGCCGCGCACTACGGCTGGCACAGCCCGAGCTGGAAGCGGACCGCCAGCGGCTTCAAGGTCATGGGCATCAACCACGACCACTGCACGCAGGCTCCGGACCGCCCCAGCGGCTTCGACTACCGGCCGGCCTGTGACTCGCACGACTACGGGTACGGGCTGATCGGCAACACGTACAAGAAGTACAAGTACTACCTCGACCGCAGCCGCAAGGCCGACGTGGACAACAGGTTCTACATCACGCTGCGCGACAAGGTGTGCGGCGGCTACTTCATCCTGGTGCGCGGCGCCTGCAGGCGGATCGCCCTCGTCTATTGGGCCGCCGTCCGGGTCAAGGGCAACCCCAAGAACGGCGCGAACGCGACGTAA
- a CDS encoding SDR family oxidoreductase, with protein MLLDGKVAVVTGAGPGLGRTLARLLGEEGARVVVAARTAATVERIAAEVPGALAVPADVTRTRDVRRLAGTVIDRFGRVDVLVNAAFPGSHRRNVLDMSDGDLETWRAAVETGGYGTLLACRFIAPHMVAQGSGSIVNLTSMSSRQGYAGRSDYAAGKAAAHLLSHCLADELGPYGVRVNCVAPGWIAGDVLDDWMRTRAAAEGVTFEEILARDVSAMALRRVATEEDVARAVLYLASDHAKAITGATIDVNGGQLFT; from the coding sequence GTGCTGCTCGATGGCAAGGTCGCGGTCGTCACCGGGGCGGGCCCGGGGCTGGGGCGGACCCTGGCGCGCCTGCTGGGCGAGGAGGGCGCCAGGGTGGTCGTGGCCGCCCGCACCGCGGCCACCGTCGAGCGGATCGCCGCCGAGGTGCCGGGCGCGCTGGCCGTGCCCGCCGACGTGACCAGGACGAGGGACGTACGGCGGCTCGCCGGCACCGTGATCGACCGGTTCGGCCGGGTGGACGTGCTGGTCAACGCCGCCTTCCCCGGGTCGCACCGCAGGAACGTGCTCGACATGTCCGACGGCGACCTCGAGACCTGGCGCGCGGCCGTCGAGACGGGCGGCTACGGCACCCTGCTGGCCTGCAGGTTCATCGCGCCGCACATGGTGGCCCAGGGCTCCGGCTCGATCGTCAACCTCACCTCCATGTCCTCCCGCCAGGGCTACGCGGGGCGCAGCGACTACGCCGCCGGCAAGGCCGCCGCGCACCTGCTGTCCCACTGCCTCGCCGACGAGCTCGGCCCGTACGGGGTGCGGGTCAACTGCGTCGCCCCCGGCTGGATCGCCGGCGACGTGCTCGACGACTGGATGCGCACGCGGGCCGCGGCGGAAGGCGTGACGTTCGAGGAGATCCTCGCCCGCGACGTCTCGGCGATGGCGCTGCGCCGCGTCGCCACCGAGGAGGACGTGGCCCGCGCCGTCCTCTACCTCGCCTCCGACCACGCCAAGGCCATCACCGGCGCCACCATCGACGTCAACGGCGGCCAGCTGTTCACGTGA